In Variovorax paradoxus, a single genomic region encodes these proteins:
- the fur gene encoding ferric iron uptake transcriptional regulator, translating into MANIDELKNTGLKATLPRLKILEIFQTGTQRHMTAEDVFRVLLNEHSDIGLATVYRVLTQFEQAGILERSHFESGKAVYELNEGTHHDHLICTSCGKVEEFYDAEIERRQQMIAKDKGWILQDHAMSLYGLCGDCVKKR; encoded by the coding sequence ATGGCCAACATCGACGAACTCAAGAATACCGGCCTCAAGGCCACCTTGCCACGCTTGAAGATCCTAGAGATCTTCCAGACCGGCACCCAGCGGCACATGACCGCTGAAGACGTGTTTCGCGTGCTTCTCAACGAGCATTCGGACATCGGCCTGGCCACTGTCTACCGGGTGCTGACCCAGTTCGAGCAGGCCGGCATCCTCGAGCGCAGCCACTTCGAAAGCGGCAAGGCCGTCTACGAACTCAACGAAGGCACGCACCACGACCACCTGATCTGCACTTCGTGCGGCAAGGTCGAGGAGTTCTACGACGCCGAGATCGAGCGCCGCCAGCAGATGATCGCCAAGGACAAGGGCTGGATCCTGCAGGATCACGCCATGTCGCTGTACGGTCTTTGCGGGGATTGCGTCAAGAAGCGCTGA
- the dapB gene encoding 4-hydroxy-tetrahydrodipicolinate reductase: protein MTESISTSSSSNSASAPRRVAIAGASGRMGHMLIEAVRNAPDLRLAGALDIAGSPALGTDAGAFLGFNSGVSIVSDLRAGLKDAQVLIDFTRPEGTLAHLAVCRELGVQAVIGTTGFSDAQKAEIAEIAKDIAIMMAPNMSVGVNVTLKLLEMAAKAMSTGYDIEIIEAHHRHKVDAPSGTALKMGEVIAQALGRDLKNCAVYAREGITGERDPSTIGFSAIRGGDIVGDHTVLFAGTGERIEITHKSSSRVTYAQGSLRAVRFLAEQRSGLFDMYDVLGLR from the coding sequence GTGACCGAATCCATTTCCACTTCTTCTTCCAGCAATTCCGCCTCCGCGCCGCGCCGCGTCGCCATCGCCGGGGCATCGGGCCGCATGGGCCACATGCTCATCGAGGCCGTGCGCAACGCGCCCGACCTGCGCCTGGCCGGTGCCCTCGACATCGCGGGCAGCCCGGCGCTCGGCACCGATGCCGGCGCCTTCCTGGGCTTCAATAGCGGCGTGTCCATCGTGTCGGACCTGCGCGCGGGCCTGAAGGACGCGCAGGTGCTCATCGACTTCACCCGCCCCGAAGGCACGCTCGCGCACCTCGCGGTGTGCCGCGAGCTGGGCGTGCAGGCCGTCATCGGCACCACCGGCTTCAGCGACGCGCAGAAGGCCGAGATCGCCGAGATCGCCAAGGACATCGCCATCATGATGGCGCCCAACATGAGCGTGGGCGTCAATGTCACGCTCAAGCTGCTCGAGATGGCCGCCAAGGCCATGTCGACCGGCTACGACATCGAGATCATCGAGGCGCACCACCGCCACAAGGTCGACGCGCCCTCGGGCACCGCGCTCAAGATGGGCGAAGTCATCGCCCAAGCGCTGGGCCGCGACCTCAAGAACTGCGCCGTGTACGCCCGCGAAGGCATCACCGGCGAGCGCGACCCGTCCACCATCGGCTTCTCGGCCATCCGCGGCGGCGACATCGTGGGCGACCACACCGTGCTGTTCGCGGGCACCGGCGAGCGCATCGAAATCACCCACAAGTCGTCGAGCCGCGTCACCTACGCCCAGGGCAGCCTGCGCGCGGTGCGCTTCCTGGCCGAACAGCGCTCTGGCCTGTTCGACATGTACGACGTGCTGGGCCTGCGCTAA
- a CDS encoding ATP-dependent helicase: MQTAALPVFSTAPKTQAERLAAALASLNEAQRAAVEHGVGAAVGAGAQADQRPLLVIAGAGSGKTSTLAHRVAHLIAGGVDPQRLLLLTFSRRAAQEMGRRAGQVLTKVLGLKSEAPPSLPWAGTFHGIGARLLREYAAQIGLDENFTIHDRGDAEDLMGLARHELGLSSTVNRFPRKGTCLSIYSRCVNTRAPLAEVLRESFPWCGEWEAELKTLFGAYVEAKHRQNVLDYDDLLLYWAGMVAEPELAAHVGARFDHVLVDEYQDTNLLQASILLALKPDGRGVTVVGDDAQSIYSFRGATVRNILDFPSQFTQDARVVTLERNYRSTQPILDVSNRVIAQAAERHAKTLWTDKPSAGKPLLVLVPDEAGQARWVADKVLAHREGGLALKSQAVLFRTSTHSAALELELARRNIPFVKFGGLKFLEASHVKDLLAVLRFAQNPRGRMAGFRVTQLIPGIGPVTGTRLLDAMDQAADPVAAVRDFVPPSAARAQWADFATAYEALRSPALEWPADVEVAMAWYQPHLERLYEDTSGVRRADVEQLARLAAGYGSRERFLTELTLDPPEATSDRPGPPLLDEDYLILSTIHSAKGQEWNSVHVLNVVDGCLPADVAQSAHELEEERRLLYVAMTRARDHLHLLVPQRFYVTQQAVRGDRHLYANRTRFITDADLAGFEQQTWPPPPERPPAVPPPTAVIDLRNRMRAAWR; this comes from the coding sequence ATGCAGACCGCTGCGCTCCCCGTTTTTTCCACCGCCCCGAAGACCCAGGCCGAGCGCCTGGCGGCCGCGCTGGCATCGCTCAATGAAGCGCAGCGTGCCGCGGTGGAGCACGGGGTCGGCGCGGCTGTCGGGGCAGGCGCGCAGGCCGACCAGCGGCCGCTGCTCGTCATTGCCGGTGCCGGCTCCGGCAAGACCAGCACACTGGCGCATCGCGTGGCGCACCTGATTGCCGGCGGCGTCGATCCGCAGCGCCTGCTGCTGCTGACCTTCTCGCGCCGCGCCGCGCAGGAAATGGGGCGACGCGCCGGCCAGGTGCTGACGAAGGTGCTGGGCCTGAAATCGGAGGCGCCGCCTTCGCTGCCGTGGGCAGGCACTTTCCACGGCATCGGCGCGCGGCTGCTGCGCGAATACGCCGCGCAGATCGGGCTGGACGAGAACTTCACGATCCACGACCGCGGCGACGCCGAAGACCTGATGGGACTGGCGCGCCACGAGCTGGGCCTGTCTTCCACCGTCAACCGCTTCCCGCGCAAGGGCACCTGCCTGTCGATCTATTCGCGCTGCGTGAACACGCGCGCGCCGCTGGCCGAGGTGCTGCGGGAGTCGTTTCCGTGGTGCGGCGAATGGGAGGCCGAACTCAAGACGCTGTTCGGCGCCTACGTCGAGGCCAAGCACCGGCAGAACGTGCTCGACTACGACGATTTGCTGCTCTACTGGGCCGGCATGGTCGCCGAGCCCGAACTGGCCGCGCACGTCGGCGCGCGCTTCGATCATGTGCTGGTCGACGAATACCAGGACACCAACCTGCTGCAGGCCTCGATCCTGCTGGCGCTCAAGCCCGACGGGCGGGGCGTGACGGTGGTGGGGGACGACGCGCAGTCGATCTATTCGTTCAGGGGCGCCACGGTGCGCAACATCCTGGACTTTCCGTCGCAGTTCACGCAGGACGCGCGCGTGGTCACGCTGGAGCGCAATTACCGCTCGACCCAGCCGATCCTCGACGTGTCGAACCGCGTCATCGCGCAGGCGGCCGAGCGGCACGCCAAGACGCTGTGGACCGACAAGCCCTCGGCCGGCAAGCCGCTGCTGGTGCTCGTGCCCGACGAGGCCGGGCAGGCGCGCTGGGTGGCCGACAAGGTGCTGGCGCACCGCGAGGGCGGGCTGGCGCTGAAGTCGCAGGCGGTGCTGTTCCGTACCTCGACGCACAGCGCGGCGCTCGAACTCGAGCTGGCGCGGCGCAACATCCCGTTCGTGAAGTTCGGCGGGCTCAAGTTTCTGGAGGCCTCGCATGTGAAGGACCTGCTCGCGGTGCTGCGCTTCGCGCAGAACCCGCGCGGCCGCATGGCGGGCTTTCGCGTGACGCAGCTGATCCCGGGCATCGGACCCGTCACCGGAACGCGGCTGCTCGACGCGATGGACCAGGCCGCCGACCCGGTGGCCGCCGTGCGCGACTTCGTGCCGCCCTCCGCGGCGCGCGCGCAGTGGGCCGACTTCGCCACGGCCTACGAGGCGCTGCGCTCGCCTGCGCTCGAATGGCCGGCCGACGTGGAGGTGGCGATGGCGTGGTATCAGCCGCACCTGGAGCGCCTGTACGAAGACACCTCGGGCGTGCGGCGTGCCGATGTCGAGCAGCTCGCGCGGCTGGCCGCCGGCTACGGCTCGCGGGAACGCTTCCTTACCGAACTGACGCTCGACCCGCCCGAGGCCACCAGCGACCGCCCGGGGCCGCCGCTGCTCGACGAGGACTACCTCATTCTTTCGACCATCCATTCGGCCAAGGGGCAGGAGTGGAACTCGGTGCACGTGCTCAACGTGGTCGACGGCTGCCTGCCGGCCGACGTGGCGCAGAGCGCGCACGAACTCGAGGAAGAACGCCGCCTGCTCTACGTGGCGATGACCCGCGCGCGCGACCACCTGCATCTGCTGGTGCCGCAGCGCTTCTATGTCACGCAGCAGGCGGTGCGCGGCGACCGGCATCTGTACGCCAACCGCACGCGCTTCATCACGGATGCCGACCTCGCGGGCTTCGAGCAGCAGACCTGGCCGCCTCCGCCGGAGCGCCCGCCGGCCGTACCCCCACCGACTGCCGTGATCGACCTGCGCAACCGCATGCGCGCCGCCTGGCGCTGA
- the corA gene encoding magnesium/cobalt transporter CorA has protein sequence MLNIFTLANGRLVQEEIEALEELSKFQPIWVDLESPTLEEKRWIKQYYGLSIPEDAMDEDIEESARFYEEDNGELHIRSDFLIDDDENPRTVRVAFILNQHNTDLRSRGVLFSIHDEDVPVFRLLRMRARRAPGLIEDAKEVMLKLFDADAEYSADTLENIYDELEVAGKKVLSGNVSDELAGEVLGAIARQEDLNGRIRRNVMDTRRAVSFMMRSKMLNAEQFEEARQILRDIESLDNHTAFLFDKINFLMDATVGFININQNKTIKIFSVASVALLPPTLIASIYGMNFKFMPELDWAMGYPYAIVLMAASALVPMWYFRRRGWLK, from the coding sequence ATGCTCAACATCTTTACGCTCGCCAACGGCCGCCTCGTCCAGGAAGAGATCGAGGCGCTCGAAGAGCTTTCCAAATTCCAGCCGATCTGGGTCGACCTCGAATCGCCCACGCTCGAAGAAAAGCGCTGGATCAAGCAGTACTACGGCCTGTCCATCCCCGAAGACGCGATGGACGAGGACATCGAGGAGTCCGCCCGCTTCTACGAGGAAGACAACGGCGAGCTGCACATCCGCTCCGACTTCCTGATCGACGACGACGAGAACCCGCGCACGGTGCGCGTCGCCTTCATCCTCAACCAGCACAACACCGACCTGCGCAGCCGCGGCGTGCTGTTCTCGATCCACGACGAAGACGTGCCGGTGTTCCGCCTGCTGCGCATGCGCGCGCGCCGCGCGCCGGGCCTGATCGAAGACGCCAAGGAAGTGATGCTCAAGCTGTTCGACGCGGACGCCGAATACTCGGCCGACACGCTCGAGAACATCTACGACGAACTCGAAGTGGCCGGCAAGAAGGTGCTGTCGGGCAACGTGAGCGACGAGCTGGCCGGCGAGGTGCTCGGCGCCATCGCGCGGCAGGAAGACTTGAACGGCCGCATCCGACGCAACGTCATGGACACGCGCCGCGCGGTCAGCTTCATGATGCGCAGCAAGATGCTCAACGCCGAGCAGTTCGAGGAAGCCCGCCAGATCCTGCGCGACATCGAGTCGCTGGACAACCACACGGCCTTCCTGTTCGACAAGATCAACTTCCTGATGGATGCGACCGTCGGTTTCATCAACATCAACCAGAACAAGACCATCAAGATCTTCTCGGTGGCCAGCGTGGCGCTGCTGCCGCCCACGCTGATCGCCAGCATCTACGGCATGAACTTCAAGTTCATGCCCGAACTCGACTGGGCCATGGGCTACCCCTACGCCATCGTGCTGATGGCGGCCAGCGCGCTGGTGCCGATGTGGTACTTCCGCCGGCGCGGCTGGCTCAAGTGA
- a CDS encoding ExbD/TolR family protein, with product MAFGRTSLGSSAAGGGRAMGGGAQRPLSDINVTPLVDVMLVLLVIFIITAPLMASSIKLDLPQTDAGQPNDTPKFVSVSVDASGKVFFNDQAVTDEELADRFQKAAADSKDTEVQLRADQTVPYGKVVVLMGIANKAGLSRIGFVTDAEPAQQKPR from the coding sequence ATGGCCTTCGGTCGCACATCCCTGGGCAGCAGCGCCGCCGGCGGAGGCCGCGCAATGGGCGGGGGCGCGCAGCGCCCGCTGTCCGACATCAACGTGACGCCGCTGGTCGACGTGATGCTGGTGCTGCTGGTGATCTTCATCATCACCGCGCCGCTGATGGCCAGCTCGATCAAGCTCGACCTGCCGCAGACCGACGCGGGCCAGCCCAACGACACGCCCAAGTTCGTGAGCGTGTCCGTCGACGCCTCCGGCAAGGTCTTCTTCAACGACCAGGCTGTGACCGACGAGGAACTGGCGGACCGCTTCCAGAAGGCCGCGGCCGACAGCAAGGACACCGAGGTGCAGCTGCGCGCCGATCAGACCGTGCCCTACGGCAAGGTGGTGGTGCTGATGGGCATCGCGAACAAGGCCGGGTTGAGCCGCATCGGGTTCGTGACCGATGCGGAGCCGGCGCAGCAGAAGCCGCGCTGA
- a CDS encoding PTS sugar transporter subunit IIA — MNRLASILPPAQVLVSVDATSKKRAFEEAGLLFESLHGLGRALITDSLFARERLGSTGLGHGVAIPHGRIKGLKAPMAAVFQLANPIGFDAPDEQPVALLIFLLVPEAATQKHLEILSEIAELLSDSSLREQIKSSTDAAALHGLIAGWHSTQVA, encoded by the coding sequence ATGAATCGCCTCGCGTCCATCCTGCCGCCCGCTCAAGTGCTCGTGAGCGTTGACGCTACTAGCAAGAAACGTGCTTTCGAAGAAGCAGGTCTGCTGTTCGAAAGCCTTCACGGTCTGGGACGCGCCCTGATCACCGACAGCCTGTTTGCGCGCGAGCGCCTCGGCTCCACCGGTCTGGGCCACGGTGTCGCCATTCCGCATGGCCGCATCAAGGGCCTGAAGGCGCCGATGGCCGCCGTGTTCCAGCTGGCCAACCCGATCGGCTTCGACGCCCCCGACGAACAGCCTGTCGCTTTGCTGATCTTCCTGCTGGTGCCCGAAGCGGCCACGCAGAAGCACCTCGAAATCCTCTCTGAAATCGCCGAGCTGCTGAGCGACTCCAGCCTGCGCGAACAGATCAAGTCCAGCACCGACGCCGCCGCCCTGCACGGCCTCATTGCCGGCTGGCACTCCACCCAGGTCGCCTGA
- a CDS encoding YoaK family protein: MRRLRFLTNRHRAPSTNTALGLLLAFNAGAVNAGGFLVLHMYTSHMTGFASQLADGMVLGNVTLLLNALGAILAFLTGAAVCAMLVNWGRQHRMHGVYALPLVLEAALMFPFGLMGAITLTWATPFAVPLTVLLLSFIMGLQNAVASKTSGGSIRTTHMTGNITDMGIEIGKMLYWNGRARPAALAVRHDRARMRRAGGLVGMFVLGGAVGALGFKYVGFVCVVPLAALLLALSIPPLLRDIPRRRASSSVS; encoded by the coding sequence GTGCGCAGACTTCGCTTCCTCACCAACCGCCACCGCGCGCCGTCGACCAACACCGCGCTGGGCCTGCTGCTGGCCTTCAATGCCGGCGCGGTCAATGCGGGCGGGTTCCTCGTGCTGCACATGTACACCTCGCACATGACCGGTTTCGCGTCGCAGCTCGCGGACGGCATGGTGCTGGGCAACGTCACGCTGCTGCTGAACGCGCTGGGCGCGATCCTGGCGTTCCTCACCGGCGCAGCGGTCTGCGCCATGCTCGTGAACTGGGGACGGCAGCACCGCATGCACGGCGTCTATGCGCTGCCCCTGGTGCTCGAGGCCGCGCTGATGTTTCCGTTCGGGCTCATGGGCGCCATCACGCTGACATGGGCCACGCCGTTCGCCGTGCCTCTCACCGTGCTGCTGCTGTCCTTCATCATGGGCCTGCAGAACGCGGTGGCCTCGAAGACCTCGGGCGGCAGCATCCGCACCACCCACATGACCGGCAACATCACCGACATGGGCATCGAGATCGGCAAGATGCTCTACTGGAACGGCCGCGCCAGGCCTGCCGCGTTGGCCGTGCGACACGACCGCGCCCGCATGCGCCGCGCGGGCGGCCTGGTCGGCATGTTCGTGCTCGGCGGCGCGGTGGGCGCGCTCGGCTTCAAGTACGTGGGCTTCGTCTGCGTCGTGCCGCTGGCGGCACTGCTGCTCGCGCTGTCGATACCGCCGCTGCTGCGCGATATTCCGCGGCGTCGCGCGTCTTCTTCCGTCAGTTGA
- the hprK gene encoding HPr(Ser) kinase/phosphatase has protein sequence MKPTVISADAMFEEFRGSLRWEWLAGLGASERQFDPEVISRAQSAADLVGYLNYIHPYRVQILGAREVAYLTRGSQEDCARRIARIVTLEPPMLVLADGQAAPDELLSICERAQLPLFATRESSAFVIDLLRAYLSKHFAERTSMHGVFMDILGMGVMITGESGLGKSELGLELISRGNGLVADDAVDLYRINQNTIEGRCPDLLLNLLEVRGIGLLDIRAIFGETAVRRKMRLKLIVHLVRRDSFERDYERMPSAPLTQDVLGIPVRKVIIQVVAGRNIAVLVEAAVRNSILQLRGIDTYADFVARHHKAMENARDSD, from the coding sequence ATGAAGCCGACCGTCATCAGCGCCGATGCCATGTTCGAGGAGTTCCGCGGGTCGCTCCGCTGGGAATGGCTCGCCGGGCTCGGGGCGTCAGAGCGCCAGTTCGACCCCGAAGTCATCAGCCGCGCGCAGTCGGCCGCCGACCTGGTCGGCTACCTCAATTACATCCATCCGTACCGCGTGCAGATCCTGGGCGCGCGCGAAGTGGCCTACCTGACGCGCGGCAGCCAGGAAGACTGCGCCCGCCGCATCGCCCGCATCGTCACGCTGGAGCCGCCGATGCTGGTGCTGGCCGACGGCCAGGCCGCGCCCGACGAACTGCTGTCGATCTGCGAGCGCGCCCAGTTGCCGCTCTTTGCCACGCGCGAATCCTCGGCCTTCGTGATCGACCTGCTGCGCGCCTATCTGTCCAAGCACTTCGCCGAGCGCACCTCGATGCACGGCGTGTTCATGGACATCCTGGGCATGGGCGTGATGATCACGGGCGAGTCGGGCCTGGGCAAGAGCGAGCTGGGCCTGGAGCTGATCTCGCGCGGCAACGGCCTCGTGGCCGACGACGCGGTCGACCTGTACCGCATCAACCAGAACACCATCGAAGGGCGCTGCCCCGACCTGCTGCTGAACCTGCTGGAAGTGCGCGGCATTGGCCTCTTGGACATCCGCGCGATCTTCGGCGAGACGGCGGTGCGCCGGAAGATGCGCCTGAAGCTCATCGTGCATCTGGTGCGGCGCGACAGCTTCGAGCGCGACTACGAGCGCATGCCCTCGGCGCCGCTCACGCAGGACGTGCTGGGCATTCCGGTGCGCAAGGTCATCATCCAGGTGGTGGCGGGGCGGAACATCGCCGTGCTGGTCGAGGCGGCGGTGCGCAACTCCATCCTGCAGCTGCGGGGCATCGACACCTATGCCGATTTCGTGGCGCGCCACCACAAGGCGATGGAAAACGCCCGCGACAGCGACTGA
- a CDS encoding 5'-methylthioadenosine/adenosylhomocysteine nucleosidase → MHEELSALLAQMPDEQRVRVAGRDFWVGHLHGQPVVAVLSRIGKVAAAVTATVLLERFGARAIVFTGVAGGLAQGVNVGDVVVATELLQHDMDASPLFPKHEIPLMGLSRFAADPDIGHALAAVVADVLRDPVALIGQEGVDEFGLQAPKVHRGLLISGDRFVSTTAESAALQRELPDALAVEMEGASVAQVCHDYGVPFAAMRTISDRADDAAHGDFARFVAVVASRYSLALVGAWLAGLPAIN, encoded by the coding sequence ATGCACGAGGAACTGAGTGCGCTGCTTGCGCAAATGCCCGACGAGCAGCGTGTGCGCGTGGCGGGGCGCGACTTCTGGGTGGGGCACCTGCACGGCCAGCCGGTGGTGGCGGTGCTGTCGCGCATCGGCAAGGTCGCGGCGGCTGTCACGGCCACGGTGCTGCTCGAGCGCTTCGGCGCGCGGGCCATCGTGTTCACCGGTGTCGCGGGCGGGCTCGCGCAGGGCGTGAACGTGGGCGACGTGGTGGTGGCGACCGAGCTGCTGCAGCACGACATGGACGCCTCGCCGCTCTTTCCGAAGCACGAGATTCCATTGATGGGCTTGTCGCGCTTTGCCGCGGACCCGGACATCGGCCATGCGCTGGCGGCCGTCGTCGCCGATGTGCTGCGCGATCCGGTGGCGCTGATCGGGCAGGAAGGCGTCGACGAGTTCGGCCTTCAGGCGCCGAAGGTGCATCGCGGCCTGCTGATCAGCGGCGACCGCTTTGTCTCGACAACCGCCGAGAGCGCCGCGCTGCAGCGCGAGTTGCCCGACGCGCTCGCGGTCGAGATGGAAGGCGCGTCGGTGGCGCAGGTGTGCCACGACTACGGCGTGCCCTTCGCCGCGATGCGCACGATTTCCGATCGCGCCGACGACGCGGCGCATGGCGACTTCGCGCGCTTCGTTGCCGTGGTCGCGAGCCGCTACAGCCTGGCGCTGGTCGGCGCGTGGCTGGCCGGGCTGCCCGCCATCAACTGA
- a CDS encoding MotA/TolQ/ExbB proton channel family protein — protein MSVLELLTHGDGVSRSVAALLLAMSIASWVVILWKAWLLRGGTRDVLRSIAAFWQSATLADAEEKLRAFDRAALVLPAVSAIRGVAAGAPEGTLGAAVDRNQRLTRVLRDALHGALRRLQAGQILLATVGATAPFVGLLGTVWGIYRALSGIAGQTGGFTIDKVAGPVGEALVMTAFGLAVAIPAVLAYNVFGRVIGRVEAELEGFAHDLLGSFGEPPKPAAPPPARPMPV, from the coding sequence ATGAGCGTGCTCGAACTGCTGACCCATGGCGACGGCGTCAGCCGTTCGGTGGCCGCGCTGCTGCTGGCGATGTCGATCGCGAGCTGGGTCGTGATCCTCTGGAAGGCCTGGCTGCTGCGCGGCGGCACGCGCGACGTGCTGCGCAGCATCGCCGCCTTCTGGCAGTCGGCCACGCTGGCCGACGCCGAGGAGAAGCTCCGGGCCTTCGACCGCGCGGCGCTGGTGCTGCCGGCCGTGTCGGCCATCCGCGGCGTGGCCGCCGGCGCCCCCGAGGGCACGCTGGGCGCCGCGGTCGACCGCAACCAGCGCCTGACCCGCGTCCTGCGCGACGCGCTGCACGGCGCGCTGCGCCGTCTGCAGGCCGGCCAGATCCTGCTCGCGACCGTGGGCGCCACCGCGCCTTTCGTGGGGCTGCTGGGCACGGTCTGGGGCATCTACCGGGCGCTGTCGGGCATCGCGGGGCAAACGGGCGGCTTCACCATCGACAAGGTGGCGGGGCCAGTCGGCGAGGCGCTGGTCATGACGGCCTTCGGCCTGGCCGTGGCCATTCCGGCCGTGCTGGCCTACAACGTGTTCGGCCGCGTCATCGGCCGCGTCGAAGCCGAGCTCGAGGGCTTCGCTCACGACCTGCTGGGCAGTTTCGGCGAGCCGCCGAAGCCCGCCGCGCCGCCACCCGCGCGGCCGATGCCGGTCTGA
- a CDS encoding outer membrane protein assembly factor BamE, with protein MPAILQRRPWLLVAAIAATLGLGACSGFSERTRVALTAVTPYKVEVVQGNFVSKEQVAALKPGMSRQQVREILGTSLLSDVFHNNRWDYVFTIRRQGVEPQERHLTVFFNGELMDRFEGDEMPSEQDFVATLDTRKKSSKVPTLEASEDDLKKFAPSKDEKKADSATSSPSASLPPLPAAYPPLEAAR; from the coding sequence ATGCCTGCCATTCTCCAACGCCGTCCCTGGCTGCTGGTCGCCGCCATTGCCGCGACGCTCGGCCTCGGTGCCTGCAGCGGTTTCAGCGAGCGCACGCGTGTCGCCCTGACGGCCGTCACTCCTTACAAAGTCGAAGTGGTGCAGGGCAATTTCGTCTCGAAGGAACAGGTCGCGGCGCTCAAGCCCGGCATGTCGCGCCAGCAGGTGCGTGAAATCCTCGGCACCTCGCTGCTGAGCGACGTCTTCCACAACAACCGCTGGGATTACGTCTTCACCATCCGCCGCCAGGGCGTGGAACCGCAGGAACGCCACTTGACCGTGTTCTTCAACGGCGAACTCATGGACCGCTTCGAAGGCGACGAGATGCCGAGCGAGCAGGATTTCGTCGCCACGCTGGATACCCGCAAGAAATCCAGCAAGGTGCCCACGCTCGAGGCGTCGGAGGACGACCTGAAGAAATTCGCCCCCTCCAAGGACGAGAAAAAGGCCGACAGCGCCACCTCGTCGCCGTCGGCCAGCCTGCCGCCGCTGCCGGCCGCGTACCCTCCGCTCGAAGCCGCGCGCTGA
- the hpf gene encoding ribosome hibernation-promoting factor, HPF/YfiA family, with translation MNLTISGHHLDVTPALRTYVTSKLDRITRHFDQVVDVKVILTVEKQKEKERRQRAECNIHVKGNDMFAESSHADLYAAVDELVDKLDRQVVRHKDRLQDHHHATPKRLM, from the coding sequence ATGAATTTGACGATCAGCGGTCATCACCTCGACGTCACACCTGCCTTGCGCACCTACGTCACGAGCAAGCTGGACCGGATCACGCGACATTTCGACCAGGTAGTCGATGTCAAGGTGATCCTCACGGTGGAAAAGCAGAAGGAAAAGGAACGCCGCCAAAGGGCGGAATGCAACATCCACGTCAAAGGCAATGACATGTTCGCGGAGTCGAGCCACGCTGATCTCTACGCTGCGGTCGATGAACTGGTCGACAAGCTCGACCGCCAGGTGGTTCGCCACAAGGACCGGCTGCAGGACCATCATCACGCGACACCCAAGCGCCTGATGTGA